In Oceanobacillus sp. FSL K6-2867, one DNA window encodes the following:
- the dapB gene encoding 4-hydroxy-tetrahydrodipicolinate reductase, protein MTINIILAGPRGRMGQEAVKMVSEEEDFKLVACIDRKNGGKALKDIADLPALDVPIYENAKECFEAVKADVFIDLTVPEVGYDHTKSALENNIRPVVGTTGFTDEQLSELSELAESKKLGCIIAPNFAVGAVLMMKFSQIAAKYFSDVEIIEKHHDRKLDAPSGTAKKTAELIMESREYKKQGHPHEEETLRGARGAEMDGMHVHSVRLPGLVAHQEVIFGSSGQTLSIKHDSLNRESFMDGIKLSVNHVMDMKELAYGLENIL, encoded by the coding sequence ATGACAATAAATATAATTTTAGCTGGACCAAGAGGCAGAATGGGCCAAGAAGCAGTGAAAATGGTAAGTGAGGAAGAAGACTTTAAATTAGTAGCTTGCATTGATCGAAAAAATGGAGGGAAAGCACTTAAGGATATCGCTGATTTACCAGCATTAGATGTACCGATTTACGAAAATGCAAAGGAATGTTTTGAAGCAGTAAAAGCAGATGTTTTTATTGATCTAACTGTTCCTGAGGTTGGTTACGATCATACGAAGTCGGCATTGGAAAATAATATCCGCCCTGTGGTAGGAACGACTGGATTTACAGACGAGCAATTAAGTGAGCTTTCCGAACTTGCTGAATCCAAAAAATTAGGCTGCATTATTGCACCCAATTTTGCTGTTGGTGCAGTATTGATGATGAAATTTTCCCAAATAGCAGCTAAATATTTTTCCGATGTTGAAATTATTGAAAAACATCATGACCGAAAATTGGACGCACCTTCTGGGACTGCGAAGAAAACAGCCGAATTAATCATGGAATCTAGAGAATATAAAAAGCAGGGGCATCCACATGAAGAAGAAACACTAAGAGGGGCTCGTGGTGCTGAAATGGATGGTATGCATGTTCATAGTGTTCGTTTGCCGGGTCTTGTTGCACACCAAGAAGTGATTTTTGGGAGTTCCGGTCAGACACTATCCATCAAACATGACTCTTTAAACCGAGAATCATTTATGGATGGTATTAAACTATCTGTTAATCATGTTATGGACATGAAAGAGCTCGCTTACGGATTGGAAAATATCCTGTAA
- a CDS encoding ubiquinol-cytochrome c reductase iron-sulfur subunit: protein MSDEKQQVSRRQFLNYTLTGVGGFMAAGLLISPIRMAIDPVLKGSSAGDLANVGLAVDDITSEPQRIDWTIDQVDGWYESEVNRSAWVYRNENDEIVAFSPVCKHLGCVVSWEGSDQHPNEYYCPCHDGRYYKDGTNVPGTPPLAPLDEYEQEVKDGMLFLGEPKPRGEA from the coding sequence ATGAGTGATGAAAAACAGCAAGTATCCCGAAGACAGTTTTTAAATTACACACTTACAGGGGTAGGCGGATTTATGGCAGCAGGGCTACTTATTTCTCCAATAAGGATGGCCATTGATCCAGTATTAAAGGGTTCCTCTGCAGGCGACTTGGCTAACGTAGGTTTGGCAGTCGACGATATTACTTCAGAACCACAGCGTATTGATTGGACGATTGACCAAGTAGATGGCTGGTATGAATCTGAAGTAAATCGTTCTGCATGGGTTTATCGAAATGAAAATGATGAAATTGTAGCTTTTTCCCCAGTATGTAAACATTTAGGTTGTGTTGTTTCGTGGGAAGGCAGTGATCAGCATCCAAATGAGTATTACTGCCCGTGTCATGATGGACGCTATTACAAGGATGGTACCAATGTTCCAGGTACACCTCCATTAGCTCCTCTAGACGAATATGAGCAGGAAGTAAAAGATGGAATGCTATTCCTAGGCGAACCAAAACCAAGAGGGGAGGCGTAA
- a CDS encoding cytochrome b6 codes for MLQKIYDWIDDRIDITPIWRDIADHEVPEHVNPAHHFSAFVYCFGGLTFFVVVIQILSGMFLTMYYVPDIENAWKSVYYLQTEVAHGQIVRGMHHWGASVVIVMLLLHTLRVFFQGAYKKPRELNWMVGVLIFFVMLGLGFTGYLLPWDNKAYFATQVGLEIAEQVPFIGQELKTLLAGDATIVGAQTLTRFFAIHVFFLPGALFALLAIHFILIRRQGISGPL; via the coding sequence ATGTTACAGAAGATATATGATTGGATTGATGATCGCATTGATATTACGCCAATATGGCGTGACATCGCAGATCATGAAGTGCCAGAACATGTTAACCCCGCTCATCATTTTTCAGCTTTTGTATATTGTTTTGGTGGTTTAACATTTTTTGTTGTGGTAATTCAAATTCTTTCTGGAATGTTTTTAACAATGTACTATGTTCCAGATATTGAAAATGCATGGAAGTCTGTTTATTATCTGCAAACTGAAGTAGCTCATGGACAGATTGTAAGGGGTATGCACCATTGGGGTGCCAGTGTTGTAATTGTCATGCTATTATTACATACCTTACGTGTATTCTTCCAAGGCGCATATAAAAAACCCCGTGAACTTAACTGGATGGTCGGTGTATTAATTTTCTTTGTTATGCTCGGCTTAGGTTTTACTGGTTACTTATTGCCTTGGGATAATAAAGCATATTTCGCAACACAAGTTGGACTTGAAATAGCAGAGCAAGTTCCATTTATTGGACAAGAATTAAAAACTTTACTGGCTGGGGATGCAACCATTGTTGGTGCACAAACATTAACAAGATTCTTTGCAATCCATGTATTCTTCCTGCCAGGAGCATTATTTGCGCTATTAGCAATTCACTTTATTTTAATTCGTAGACAAGGTATATCCGGACCACTATAA
- the bshA gene encoding N-acetyl-alpha-D-glucosaminyl L-malate synthase BshA, with protein MKKIGITCYPSVGGSGVIATELGKLLAEQGNEIHFITSSIPFRLTKIHPKIFYHEVELNHYPVFQYPPYDLALAAKMAEVIDQQKLDILHVHYAMPHAICAIMARDIADHDVKIVTTLHGTDITVLGIDQTFKKVIKHGIEKSDAVTAVSKSLVKQTTQMLDVNKEITTIYNFVNEEDYYRQHVPVLRQQYGISNDEKVLIHISNFRKVKRVQDIIYAFQQIRDEIKSTLILVGDGPEYGDMVQLVDSLGLKEHVRFLGKQTNISELLSIADLMLLLSEKESFGLVLLEAMLCGVPCIGTNIGGIPEVIEHDRTGYTVELGDIDAAANYAIEVLSNDQLMHRLSNNALIQANEKFASAKIVNQYQQLYDTVLKTNLENGD; from the coding sequence GTGAAAAAAATAGGGATTACATGCTATCCAAGTGTAGGCGGATCAGGAGTAATTGCAACAGAACTTGGTAAACTGCTTGCTGAACAAGGTAATGAAATTCATTTTATTACATCAAGCATTCCGTTTCGGCTTACAAAAATCCACCCAAAAATCTTTTATCATGAAGTGGAATTAAATCATTATCCGGTTTTTCAATACCCACCATATGATTTAGCACTTGCAGCAAAAATGGCTGAAGTTATCGACCAGCAAAAGCTTGATATTCTTCATGTTCACTATGCAATGCCACATGCCATTTGCGCAATCATGGCTAGAGATATTGCAGATCATGATGTAAAAATCGTGACAACCCTCCATGGAACGGATATTACTGTCCTCGGTATCGATCAAACCTTCAAAAAAGTGATTAAACATGGAATTGAAAAATCGGATGCTGTGACCGCTGTTTCTAAAAGTCTTGTTAAGCAAACAACTCAAATGCTTGACGTAAACAAGGAAATAACGACAATTTATAATTTTGTAAATGAAGAGGATTATTATAGACAACATGTACCTGTGTTAAGGCAGCAATACGGTATTTCTAATGATGAGAAAGTGCTCATCCATATCTCGAATTTCCGTAAAGTAAAACGCGTACAAGATATTATCTATGCGTTTCAGCAGATTCGAGATGAAATAAAAAGTACGTTAATTCTTGTCGGGGACGGACCGGAATATGGAGATATGGTGCAGCTGGTTGATTCTCTTGGTTTAAAAGAGCATGTTCGCTTTTTAGGAAAACAAACAAACATAAGCGAATTATTATCCATTGCCGACTTAATGCTTTTATTATCTGAAAAGGAAAGCTTTGGACTTGTTCTGCTTGAAGCGATGTTATGTGGTGTTCCGTGTATTGGTACGAACATAGGCGGGATTCCTGAAGTGATTGAGCATGATAGAACAGGTTATACCGTTGAACTTGGCGATATTGATGCAGCGGCAAATTATGCGATTGAAGTGCTATCCAATGATCAGTTAATGCATCGTCTTTCCAATAACGCTTTAATTCAGGCGAATGAAAAGTTTGCATCAGCAAAAATTGTAAATCAGTATCAGCAGCTTTATGATACGGTATTAAAAACCAATTTAGAAAACGGTGATTAA
- a CDS encoding DUF1405 domain-containing protein: MIKYILLDKRFIFCLFLVNFLGTLYGYYWYKAQLTITPGIFLIFVPDSPTASLFFTIFLLFFLFGRNIPYVEAIAIVTLLKYGTWAVVMNLLTLIIEGSLSWQGYMLMASHAGMAIQGLLYAPFYKIKLKHLAVAAIWTLHNDIIDYVFEMMPMYSTLTKYMNEIGYFTFWLSILCIGIAYWLTIQKKPL; encoded by the coding sequence ATGATTAAATATATTTTACTGGACAAGCGATTTATTTTTTGTCTTTTTCTCGTTAATTTTCTCGGCACCCTTTATGGCTATTATTGGTATAAGGCTCAACTCACCATAACTCCAGGTATTTTTCTCATCTTCGTGCCAGATAGTCCAACCGCAAGCCTGTTTTTCACTATATTTTTGTTATTCTTTCTTTTTGGCAGAAATATTCCATATGTAGAAGCAATTGCTATCGTCACATTGCTTAAGTATGGTACCTGGGCAGTTGTGATGAATCTTCTTACATTAATCATTGAAGGATCGTTAAGCTGGCAAGGCTATATGTTAATGGCATCTCATGCGGGAATGGCAATTCAAGGACTATTATATGCTCCATTTTATAAAATCAAATTAAAGCATCTCGCAGTTGCTGCGATTTGGACATTACATAATGATATTATTGACTATGTATTCGAAATGATGCCAATGTATTCTACGCTGACAAAGTATATGAATGAAATTGGTTATTTTACCTTCTGGTTAAGTATACTATGTATTGGCATCGCTTATTGGCTGACAATTCAAAAAAAACCATTGTAA
- a CDS encoding CCA tRNA nucleotidyltransferase: MINLLPEIFLQAKPILEHIENHHHKAYFVGGCVRDYLLKRPIGDIDIATSASPVFVQEIFPKVIPVGIEHGTVIVRHNNDSFEVTTFRIDGDYSDKRHPDSVQFIDSIDKDLERRDFTINALAMDLNGNIIDLFEGINDIKERIIRTVGNGYERFTEDPLRIIRAIRFSSQLGFTIDSITFQEMKDVSSEIETLAIERVANEFTKLFAGKDVNRALTYVKNLQIERYLPVFCDYPHMLSALSASIRPLQSFAEVIALFHLVNPDIEVIQWIKEWKCSNRTKQEALRLVKAYSYFKKHGLDRWLVYQLTPAFYEGFIRISENLLHTTVSLKEMKAIEQQLSIRSKEELIINGYDLMGMFPEKKRGRWLQEHLNCIEFKVVCGELSNNKKEIKEWIKWNPPGID; encoded by the coding sequence GTGATTAACTTGCTTCCAGAAATATTTTTACAAGCTAAGCCAATACTCGAACATATTGAAAATCATCATCACAAAGCCTACTTTGTGGGTGGCTGTGTGCGCGATTATTTATTGAAACGTCCGATTGGCGATATTGATATTGCAACTTCGGCCTCCCCTGTATTTGTACAAGAAATTTTTCCAAAGGTTATTCCTGTTGGAATCGAGCATGGAACTGTAATTGTTCGCCATAACAATGATTCCTTTGAAGTAACAACATTCCGTATTGATGGGGATTATTCCGATAAACGGCATCCTGATTCCGTTCAATTCATTGATAGCATTGACAAAGATTTAGAACGAAGAGACTTCACCATTAATGCACTGGCGATGGATTTAAATGGAAATATCATTGATTTATTTGAGGGAATCAACGATATTAAGGAGCGTATTATTCGCACGGTAGGAAATGGTTATGAGCGATTTACAGAAGATCCACTTCGGATTATACGTGCAATTCGTTTTTCGAGTCAGCTTGGATTTACGATTGATTCGATAACTTTTCAAGAAATGAAGGATGTAAGCAGTGAAATTGAGACACTAGCAATTGAACGTGTTGCAAATGAGTTTACAAAGCTTTTTGCGGGGAAAGATGTTAACAGAGCATTAACCTATGTGAAGAATTTACAAATCGAAAGATATTTACCAGTATTTTGCGACTACCCTCATATGCTGTCAGCATTATCAGCATCGATAAGACCATTACAATCCTTTGCCGAAGTTATTGCGCTATTCCACCTTGTTAATCCAGATATAGAGGTTATTCAGTGGATCAAAGAATGGAAATGCTCGAACAGAACAAAACAAGAGGCTTTGCGATTAGTGAAGGCTTATTCCTATTTCAAAAAGCATGGTTTGGATCGATGGCTAGTTTATCAATTAACACCTGCTTTTTATGAGGGGTTCATACGAATTAGCGAAAATTTATTACATACAACCGTAAGTTTGAAGGAGATGAAAGCAATTGAACAGCAGCTTTCCATTCGTTCAAAGGAAGAACTAATAATTAATGGATATGATTTAATGGGTATGTTCCCCGAGAAGAAGAGAGGCCGCTGGCTGCAAGAACATCTTAACTGTATTGAATTTAAAGTTGTATGCGGTGAATTAAGTAATAATAAAAAAGAGATAAAGGAATGGATAAAATGGAATCCACCCGGGATCGATTGA
- a CDS encoding c-type cytochrome produces the protein MHKGKGMKFVGDSRISAERKPNIPKDYSEYPGRTEAFWPNFLLKEWLVGAVFLVGFLCLTLAHPSPLEGMADPTDAAYIPLPDWYFLFLYELLKYKFAAGPYIIMGILVLPGLAFGALLLAPFLDNGPGRRPHQRPVAVGMMLLGLTAVIWLTYTSAAHVDWEGRAEANKPVPEAEVTIDESHPGYAAYENSCLACHGAELEGGAGPSLVGIELSAEEIATIAVDGIGAMPPDQFQGTDEELEQLADFIISVNESAE, from the coding sequence ATGCATAAGGGTAAAGGTATGAAGTTTGTCGGAGATTCCAGAATCTCGGCTGAAAGAAAACCTAATATACCGAAAGATTATTCTGAGTATCCTGGAAGAACAGAAGCATTTTGGCCCAACTTTTTATTAAAAGAATGGCTGGTTGGTGCAGTATTTTTAGTTGGATTTTTATGTTTAACATTGGCTCATCCATCACCATTAGAGGGGATGGCCGATCCAACTGATGCGGCATATATACCTCTTCCAGATTGGTACTTTTTATTCCTTTATGAACTATTGAAATATAAATTTGCAGCCGGACCATATATTATTATGGGGATATTAGTTCTTCCCGGTCTTGCATTTGGTGCATTATTACTTGCGCCATTCTTAGATAACGGACCTGGGCGCAGACCCCATCAACGTCCTGTTGCAGTAGGCATGATGCTACTGGGATTAACTGCAGTTATTTGGTTAACCTATACTTCAGCAGCACATGTTGATTGGGAAGGTCGTGCAGAAGCGAACAAACCAGTTCCAGAAGCCGAAGTTACAATTGATGAAAGTCATCCAGGGTACGCAGCTTATGAAAACAGTTGTTTAGCATGCCATGGTGCAGAATTAGAAGGTGGCGCAGGTCCATCCCTAGTAGGTATTGAACTTAGTGCTGAGGAAATAGCTACAATTGCTGTAGATGGAATCGGAGCTATGCCGCCAGATCAATTCCAAGGAACAGATGAAGAGTTAGAGCAATTAGCAGACTTTATCATTAGTGTAAATGAGTCAGCTGAATAA
- a CDS encoding sporulation protein YpjB: MVNRLKLIVRITAAVLIGIGLNIYFGVAWIEASVGNNEHIVEKQSGITPLIWAAIIIGGCITLTLSYVSWRKYRAEVKAKEARNKDKLVD; the protein is encoded by the coding sequence ATGGTAAACAGATTAAAACTGATTGTTCGGATCACAGCTGCGGTACTCATAGGGATAGGGCTAAACATTTATTTCGGAGTTGCATGGATTGAAGCAAGTGTGGGGAATAATGAACATATCGTAGAAAAACAGTCGGGTATCACCCCATTAATTTGGGCAGCTATTATTATAGGCGGATGTATAACGCTTACATTATCCTATGTAAGCTGGAGAAAATATCGAGCAGAAGTAAAAGCAAAAGAAGCTCGCAATAAGGATAAATTAGTTGACTAA
- a CDS encoding biotin--[acetyl-CoA-carboxylase] ligase yields MDKMESTRDRLIQLLAENGDAYISGQALSEAIGISRNAVWKQMKELEKDGYQIEAKPRIGYRITKFPDKISSNTLKWGLETEWIGKTIIHHPSVDSTQAIGHQSARDGAPHGTIIVADEQTGGRGRMNRDWHSAKGKGMWLSLILRPKIPPTHAAQLTLLTATVLAEVLDQYDSINPSIKWPNDILINEKKTAGILTEMQAEQDQIQYILIGIGLNVNQTKDDLHQDIQSKATSLRIETDNEFSIKNIIQELLVAFEKSFDNYIEQGFLPIKKKWESYGFKMGKDIVIKTFKDIWRAPFLGISDDGALCTESKQGKSISLYSAEIEWFDE; encoded by the coding sequence ATGGATAAAATGGAATCCACCCGGGATCGATTGATTCAGCTTCTAGCAGAAAATGGAGATGCCTATATTTCTGGACAGGCTCTATCTGAAGCAATCGGCATTTCTAGAAATGCTGTTTGGAAGCAAATGAAAGAACTAGAAAAAGACGGTTACCAAATAGAAGCTAAACCAAGAATTGGTTATCGTATAACTAAATTTCCTGATAAAATAAGCAGCAATACATTAAAATGGGGACTTGAAACAGAGTGGATAGGAAAGACAATTATACATCATCCTTCAGTTGATTCTACACAAGCAATTGGGCATCAATCTGCTCGGGATGGTGCACCACATGGTACGATAATTGTTGCGGATGAACAAACAGGCGGAAGAGGAAGAATGAACCGGGACTGGCATTCGGCGAAGGGGAAAGGAATGTGGCTAAGTCTCATTCTAAGACCAAAAATACCTCCTACTCACGCAGCACAGCTGACGCTTTTAACTGCTACTGTTTTAGCGGAGGTACTGGACCAATATGATTCCATTAATCCATCAATCAAATGGCCCAATGATATTCTAATCAACGAAAAAAAGACAGCAGGAATTTTAACGGAAATGCAGGCTGAACAAGATCAAATACAATATATTTTGATTGGAATCGGTTTAAACGTAAATCAAACGAAAGATGATTTGCATCAGGATATTCAATCCAAAGCCACTTCACTACGAATTGAAACTGACAACGAATTTTCTATTAAAAACATTATACAGGAGCTGTTAGTTGCTTTTGAAAAATCATTCGATAATTATATTGAACAAGGATTTTTGCCAATTAAAAAGAAATGGGAAAGCTACGGCTTTAAAATGGGGAAAGATATTGTAATCAAAACGTTTAAAGATATTTGGAGAGCGCCATTTCTTGGGATTTCTGATGATGGTGCACTTTGCACGGAATCGAAGCAAGGAAAATCAATTTCACTATATTCTGCCGAAATTGAGTGGTTTGATGAATAA
- a CDS encoding YitT family protein has protein sequence MLKGLKIKNIFFILLGSAIFSFGIVHFNMQNNLGEGGFTGITLLFYFLWEWDPAITNIILNVPLFFIGWRFLGKNTFIYTILGTVAVSVFLRIFQTYQFHVALKNDMTLVALFAGVFIGVGLGIIFRFGGTTGGVDIIARLVNKYAGWSMGRTMFLFDFVVITTSVFVILDLVEGMYTLVAVYVGARVIDFLQEGAYSAKGATIISSKSNEIAEKILSSMDRGVTVLDGRGSFSGEKRDVLYCVVARNEIVKLKAIINEIDPHAFVAVTTVHDVLGEGFTLDENKNPIQD, from the coding sequence ATGCTAAAGGGATTGAAGATTAAAAATATATTTTTTATTTTATTAGGATCGGCCATTTTTTCATTCGGTATTGTACACTTTAATATGCAGAATAACCTTGGTGAAGGTGGATTTACTGGAATTACATTATTATTTTATTTTTTATGGGAATGGGATCCTGCAATCACAAATATTATATTAAATGTTCCTTTGTTTTTTATTGGCTGGAGATTCTTAGGTAAAAACACATTTATTTATACTATATTGGGAACCGTTGCCGTATCGGTTTTCCTTAGAATTTTTCAGACATATCAGTTCCATGTGGCATTAAAAAATGATATGACGCTGGTTGCATTATTTGCAGGCGTATTCATCGGTGTCGGTCTGGGAATTATATTCCGTTTTGGGGGTACGACGGGCGGGGTTGATATTATTGCTAGACTTGTGAACAAATACGCAGGTTGGAGTATGGGCCGAACCATGTTCTTATTCGACTTCGTCGTTATCACCACTTCTGTGTTTGTTATTTTGGATCTAGTAGAGGGTATGTATACGCTGGTCGCTGTATATGTTGGAGCCCGAGTCATTGATTTCCTGCAAGAAGGTGCATATTCAGCTAAAGGGGCAACAATCATTTCAAGTAAAAGTAATGAAATTGCCGAAAAAATCCTATCTTCCATGGATCGTGGGGTAACGGTATTAGACGGACGCGGCAGTTTTTCGGGTGAAAAACGTGATGTTCTATACTGTGTTGTAGCGCGAAATGAAATTGTCAAATTAAAGGCCATTATAAACGAAATCGATCCACACGCTTTTGTGGCTGTGACCACCGTTCATGATGTACTTGGCGAAGGATTTACACTTGATGAAAATAAGAATCCAATCCAAGACTAA
- a CDS encoding nucleotide pyrophosphohydrolase produces the protein MNIDTPTYNTKEIQQRVDAYISQFNEGYFSPLSQMARLTEEVGELAREVNHYYGEKPKKSSEKAYTVEEELGDILFVLACFANSLDIDLSKSFYTALSKIETRDKDRWSRKDKQN, from the coding sequence ATTAACATCGATACACCTACATATAACACAAAAGAAATACAACAACGGGTTGATGCTTATATTTCTCAATTCAACGAAGGATACTTTTCACCATTGTCACAAATGGCAAGATTAACAGAAGAAGTCGGCGAGCTTGCAAGGGAAGTAAACCATTATTATGGTGAAAAACCTAAGAAGTCTTCAGAGAAAGCATATACAGTTGAAGAAGAGCTTGGGGATATCTTATTTGTTCTTGCCTGTTTTGCAAATTCACTTGATATCGACCTTTCTAAATCATTCTACACGGCGCTAAGCAAAATTGAAACAAGGGATAAAGATCGTTGGTCCCGAAAAGACAAACAGAACTAA
- a CDS encoding zinc metallopeptidase, whose product MGFGSYLIYLAILMIVPLWAQSRVKSTYKKYSKQPTSSAMTGAEVARKILDDNGLYDVQIGRTKGTLTDHYDPRNKVIKLSEGIYDGRSMASSAVAAHEVGHAIQDQQEYAFLKFRSALVPVANFGSNISLFLILGGMLLNMMDLLLFGIIFMSAAVLFQLVTLPVEFDASNRAMGQLVSSGVIRNNEERETKKVLNAAALTYVAAALVAVAELVRFILIYLANRE is encoded by the coding sequence ATGGGTTTTGGAAGTTACTTAATTTACCTTGCCATACTAATGATCGTACCATTATGGGCACAATCAAGGGTAAAAAGCACATACAAAAAGTATTCAAAACAGCCAACATCATCTGCAATGACGGGTGCTGAAGTTGCCCGCAAAATTCTAGATGATAATGGACTATACGATGTTCAAATCGGACGAACAAAAGGAACACTTACTGACCACTATGATCCCCGGAACAAAGTAATTAAACTTTCTGAAGGAATCTACGATGGACGCTCCATGGCTTCCTCTGCAGTAGCAGCCCATGAAGTAGGACATGCTATTCAAGATCAGCAGGAGTATGCATTTTTGAAGTTTAGAAGCGCATTAGTGCCGGTAGCAAATTTTGGTTCTAATATTTCACTTTTCCTGATTCTGGGCGGGATGTTATTAAATATGATGGATTTACTACTATTTGGTATCATTTTTATGTCCGCAGCAGTATTATTCCAGCTTGTTACACTTCCAGTAGAGTTTGATGCATCCAACCGCGCGATGGGACAATTGGTTTCTTCCGGTGTTATTCGAAATAATGAAGAACGTGAGACGAAGAAAGTTCTTAACGCAGCAGCATTAACATATGTGGCAGCAGCACTTGTAGCTGTTGCAGAACTCGTGAGGTTCATATTGATTTATCTTGCTAACAGGGAATAG